In Planifilum fimeticola, the following are encoded in one genomic region:
- a CDS encoding YgaP family membrane protein, with the protein MRKNVGTWDAIMRITIGLVGLAWSTARMARHPNRGFPILVAMLSGMKVAEGITRFCPMLHLLGARTNHSDQHGTIDEAEETTAHHPAH; encoded by the coding sequence ATGCGTAAAAACGTCGGCACGTGGGATGCCATCATGCGCATCACCATCGGTCTGGTCGGTCTCGCCTGGAGCACCGCCCGGATGGCTCGCCATCCTAACCGGGGATTTCCGATCTTGGTGGCGATGCTCTCGGGAATGAAGGTGGCCGAGGGAATCACCCGCTTTTGTCCCATGCTCCACCTGTTGGGAGCGCGGACGAATCATTCCGACCAGCACGGGACCATCGATGAGGCGGAGGAAACCACCGCCCATCACCCGGCCCATTGA
- a CDS encoding EYxxD motif small membrane protein, translating into MDPGPIISEILTDYGFVILMGIGALVVLGLVADRFRRRQPR; encoded by the coding sequence ATGGACCCGGGACCGATCATCAGCGAAATTTTGACGGATTACGGCTTTGTCATCCTGATGGGAATCGGCGCACTGGTCGTCCTCGGCCTGGTCGCCGACCGCTTCCGCCGGCGACAACCGCGATGA
- a CDS encoding ATP-binding protein, with translation MARPVVMSFSGGKDCTYALHVLNQDPDWQVVRLLTTATRDYRRTSMHGVRIELLRRQAASLGLPLDIVWLEAGGDGRDYENRMAEMLAGYKKQGIEQVAFGDLYLEDIREYRERLNASVGLGSIFPLWGVPARELAERLIDDGFRAVVVCVDTEQLDGSFCGREYDASLLRDLPGTVDWCAEKGEFHTFCYDGPVFREAVPFIEGEKVLRDGRFYYLDLLPAEGS, from the coding sequence ATGGCTCGACCCGTCGTCATGTCTTTTAGCGGAGGCAAGGACTGCACCTATGCCCTTCATGTCCTGAACCAAGATCCCGACTGGCAGGTGGTCCGCCTGCTCACCACGGCCACCCGGGATTACCGGCGGACATCCATGCACGGCGTTCGGATCGAACTGTTGCGGCGGCAGGCGGCGTCCCTCGGCTTGCCCCTCGACATCGTCTGGCTGGAGGCGGGCGGGGACGGCCGGGATTACGAGAACCGCATGGCGGAAATGCTTGCCGGGTACAAAAAGCAGGGAATTGAACAGGTCGCCTTCGGGGATCTCTACCTGGAGGACATCCGGGAGTATCGGGAGCGGTTGAACGCCTCCGTCGGCCTCGGATCCATCTTTCCCCTCTGGGGCGTCCCCGCCCGGGAGCTGGCGGAGCGATTGATCGACGACGGGTTTCGCGCGGTCGTCGTCTGCGTCGACACCGAGCAGCTGGACGGTTCCTTCTGCGGCAGGGAATACGATGCCTCCCTGTTGAGGGACCTCCCCGGCACCGTGGATTGGTGCGCCGAGAAGGGGGAATTTCACACCTTTTGTTACGACGGCCCCGTCTTCCGGGAGGCCGTCCCCTTCATCGAGGGCGAAAAGGTGCTGCGAGACGGTCGGTTTTATTACCTCGACCTTTTGCCTGCCGAGGGCTCGTGA